The genomic interval GGCTTAGCCGGACCTCCGCCTCGCGGAGCTTGCCGATAATCTGCTCAACCGTGTGATTCTTCTTCGCCATTTTGCCCTCCTTCAAGCCAACCCAATCCTAACATCCGGGCTGGACCAGTTTTCGGGGGGCAGGCCAACTGGCGGAACTGCACGACGGCGGTTTCGAGATCGAAAGCGAGATCGGCGTGGGAACCAAAGCGACGATCTGGTTTCCCAAGGAGAGAATTGTCGGCGACGGTTGAGCAGAAGCGGCAGCAGAGCGAGCGCCCCGGCACCCGGCCGAAGCCGGGTGCCGGAGTGGTTCTCGATTGGCTGACCCGCTATCAGAAGTTATAGACGAATATAACACCAATACCGATCGGCGCGACGTAGCGGATAAGGAAGCGCCACAAACCATAGCCCGAGGTCATGGCGAGCTCTTCCTCGGTGTCTTTTTGCGTCATGATCCAGCCCGCGAATACCGCCATCAACAGGGCGCCCAGCGGCAACATGATGTTCGCCGTGAGGAAGTCATAGAGGTCGAACAGCGTCTTGCCCTCGAAGCGTCCGATGAAGCCCAGCGGGTGAAAACCCTTCCACAAATTGAGCGACAGCACCGTGGTCAAACCCAGCAGCCAGGCCGCTCCGGCCACGCTGGCCGAGGCCTTGGCCCGATCCATGCCGCGTTCCTGCAGCCATTCGACGATGGCCTCGAGCATCGAGATCGACGATGTCCAGGCAGCCACCACCAGCATGACGAAGAACAGGCAGCCGATGATCTGGCCGGCCGGCATTTGGCCAAAGGCTATGGGCAAGGTGACGAACACCAGGCCCGGCCCAGCGGCGGCATCGAGGCCGTTGGCAAAGACGATGGGAAAGATCGCCAGGCCGGCCATCAAGGCGACCAGGGTGTCGATGATGGCGATGGCAAACGAGGTCTGGGCGATCGAGGTGCTGCTTTCGAGGTAGGATCCGTAGGCGAACACCGCCCCGCCGGCGATGCTCAGGGTGAAAAAGGCGTGGCCGATGGCGGTCAGCACGGCCTCGGCCGTGAGTTTGGAGAAATCCGGATTGAAGAGGAAGTTGAGCGCCTTGCCGAAGCTGGCGCTATCGACCACCAGATTGTAGATGATCAGGACCAGCAGAAGCACGAACAGGCAGGGCATGAGAATGGTCACGGCACGTTCGATGCCGCCTTTGACGCCGCTCGCCGAAACACCGACGGTGAGCACCATGAAAACCGTGTGCCACAACACCAACTGGCCGGGTGAGGCCAGCAGGCCGCCGAATATGCCGCCGACTTGATCGGCGGTAGCGCCGTTGAAGGCGCCCGAAATGGTATGGCCGATATAGGGAATAGCCCAGCCGGCGATGACGCTATAGAAGGACAGGATGAGGAACGCAGCCGCCATCATCATGACGCCAAGCAGGCCCCAGCGCTGCGAGCGGTTTGATTCCTGGGCCAACGCCACCATGGAATTGACCGGGCTGCGGCGGCCGCGGCGGCCGAGCATGATCTCGGCGATCATTATCGGCACGCCGATGGCGGCAATGCAGACCAGGTAGACGATGACGAAGGCGCCACCGCCGTTTTCCCCGGTGATGTAAGGGAACTTCCAAATATTGCCGAGCCCGACCGCGGACCCCGCAACCGCCAAGATAAAAGTCGGCCAGTTCGACCAAGTTTGGTGCGCCTGTCGAGTAGAGCCCGCCGCAATATCCGTCATTTTCGCCCCCATAATCCGCTGCTACCCAAATCGACGTCGCGTTAGTCGTCGATGGTGACAGAAAACCGGTTGAAAATCAACGATCTAGAGGGCGATAATAGTTCAGCCAAGCAGGATCGGCAGAGCGACTGCCGACTTGCATTCTTTCGCAGCTAGCCCCCTGCCTCTTCCCAAGTAAAGATCATCTGCAACTGGCCGGCCGTGTTGCCGATGGCGGCGAGGCAGGCGTCGGCGCGGTTTTTGGGGATGGAGACGGCGAAACGGGTGGCGTATTCCGAGCGTCCGCGATCGATCTGGCGTTGCGAATTCATGCTGACGATGTTGGCCCCGAACTGGCCGAAAACCTCGGTCAGCCGGGCCAGCAGGCCGGGCTGGTCGCCGCCCGTGACCTGGATGCGGTGGCTGACGCGGCCGGAGTGCTCGTGCTGGGGCTGGTATTTGAAGTTGCTCACCCGCACCTCGGCATCGGCCAGCGGCTCGAGGGCCCGCAATTCAGTTTCGGCCCGGCGGTTGCCCAGGCTGTCGGGCAGCTCGCAGACGCTGGAGAACTCGAAGCTGGTGCCGAGCACGGCAAAGTTCGTATCGCCGAGATCGGCGCCAAGCTCGAAAAGCTGCGCCGTGATGGCGGCGATGACGCCGACCCGGTCGGCGCCGGTGATGGAAATCAGCACAGTCTTGGCCATGGTCTCCCTCGTTAGTACCCACTATCTTAGCCCATGTCGGAATTGATCCAAGCTTTCAAGGAAACTTCGTGTCCGCATCCCTACCCGACTACGGCCCCGACGTCGTGCTCAACGACCCCGCCTTCATCCATCCCACGGCCTTGCTGTTCGGCAAGGTCACCGTCGGCCCCGGTGCCTCGATCTGGCCATATGCCGTGATCCGGGCGGAAAACCACGAGGTGGTGATCGGGGCCCACAGCAACATCCAGGATTTCGCCATGATCCACGTCGGCGACCAGACGCCGACGCTGATCGGCGAGAACTGCTCGATCACGCACCACTGCACCATCCACGGCGCCGATGTGGGCGACAATTGCCTGATCGGCATCAACTCGACGCTGATGGACGGCGCCGTGATCGGCGCCAACACCACCGTCGGCGCCGGCACCCTGATCACCCCCAGCACGGAAATCCCGGCCGATACAGTGGTCGTCGGCTCGCCCGGCAAGGTCATCAAGGAACGCAGCAACTATGTCCGCAACCGGATCAACGCCTTCATGTACGAAGGCAACGCCCGGGCCTATGCGGCCGGCCGGCACCGGCTTTGGGACGATGCCGATTTCCTGGCCGAGATCGGCACCGAGGTCAAGCGCCTGCAGGCGGAAGAAGCGGCCACGGCGGCCGACTGAGGAAACCACGCCATGCAATCTCCATACTTGCTGTTCATCGGCGATGCCCGCGACCAATTGGCGGCCAAGACGGCCCAGGGCGTGGCCGACTGGCGGCCCCAGCAGTGCCTGGGCCAGCTCAAGCTGCCGGGCTGTCAGGCCGACCTCGGGATCAATGAGCTAAGCCCGGCCGCCGCCGCGGCCGCCGGCGCCCGGACCATGCTGGTCGGTGTGGCCAACGCCGGCGGCGTGCTCTCGCCGGCTTGGACGGAGACCATCCGGGCGGCTATCGAAAGCGGCCTCGACGTGGCCAGCGGGCTGCACATGAAACTGGCCGACGTGCCCGAGCTGGCGGCGGCCGCCGCCGATTGCGGCCGCCAGCTATATGATGTGCGCCACCCCACCCAGGAGTTCTCCGTCGGCACCGGCCGGCCCCGCCCCGGCAAGCGCCTGCTTACTGTCGGCACCGACTGTTCGCAGGGCAAGATGTACGCCGCCCTCGCCATCGAGCGCGAGATGCAAAAGCGC from Alphaproteobacteria bacterium carries:
- a CDS encoding sodium-dependent transporter, which translates into the protein MTDIAAGSTRQAHQTWSNWPTFILAVAGSAVGLGNIWKFPYITGENGGGAFVIVYLVCIAAIGVPIMIAEIMLGRRGRRSPVNSMVALAQESNRSQRWGLLGVMMMAAAFLILSFYSVIAGWAIPYIGHTISGAFNGATADQVGGIFGGLLASPGQLVLWHTVFMVLTVGVSASGVKGGIERAVTILMPCLFVLLLVLIIYNLVVDSASFGKALNFLFNPDFSKLTAEAVLTAIGHAFFTLSIAGGAVFAYGSYLESSTSIAQTSFAIAIIDTLVALMAGLAIFPIVFANGLDAAAGPGLVFVTLPIAFGQMPAGQIIGCLFFVMLVVAAWTSSISMLEAIVEWLQERGMDRAKASASVAGAAWLLGLTTVLSLNLWKGFHPLGFIGRFEGKTLFDLYDFLTANIMLPLGALLMAVFAGWIMTQKDTEEELAMTSGYGLWRFLIRYVAPIGIGVIFVYNF
- a CDS encoding DUF1611 domain-containing protein, which gives rise to MQSPYLLFIGDARDQLAAKTAQGVADWRPQQCLGQLKLPGCQADLGINELSPAAAAAAGARTMLVGVANAGGVLSPAWTETIRAAIESGLDVASGLHMKLADVPELAAAAADCGRQLYDVRHPTQEFSVGTGRPRPGKRLLTVGTDCSQGKMYAALAIEREMQKRGLAADFRATGQSGIFIAGHGVSIDAVVSDFVSGAVEWLCPDAQPEHWDVVEGQGSLFHPSYAGVSLGLLHGAQPDALVMCHEPTRRHMRGLPDWPLPDIAECCAANLAAARLTNPLVRMLGLAVNTSALAEAETGPYLEALEADLGVACVDPLKHGVGRLVEALP
- a CDS encoding gamma carbonic anhydrase family protein — its product is MSASLPDYGPDVVLNDPAFIHPTALLFGKVTVGPGASIWPYAVIRAENHEVVIGAHSNIQDFAMIHVGDQTPTLIGENCSITHHCTIHGADVGDNCLIGINSTLMDGAVIGANTTVGAGTLITPSTEIPADTVVVGSPGKVIKERSNYVRNRINAFMYEGNARAYAAGRHRLWDDADFLAEIGTEVKRLQAEEAATAAD
- a CDS encoding ACT domain-containing protein, with the protein product MAKTVLISITGADRVGVIAAITAQLFELGADLGDTNFAVLGTSFEFSSVCELPDSLGNRRAETELRALEPLADAEVRVSNFKYQPQHEHSGRVSHRIQVTGGDQPGLLARLTEVFGQFGANIVSMNSQRQIDRGRSEYATRFAVSIPKNRADACLAAIGNTAGQLQMIFTWEEAGG